Sequence from the Pedobacter sp. D749 genome:
CAGGTGGTGTTTGCCTTAAAAATGCCGAAGCAGTGGCTTTAGGTCGTCAGGGGAATTATTTTATGTGGGGTTTTGCAGGCTCTCCTGATTATATGACAGACGAGGCCAAAGATGTTTTTGTAAACACCATCTGTTATATTAAAAAATTCGATCGTCTTCCGGCTATTGTTAAAAAAGTGCAGATCGAAACCCGGAGCGGCATAGATGAACTAATCTATCGGTTAAGCAAAGATCTTTATAACCAGGCCATTGTTTCAAGAAGGGAAGGCAACCTTCGTATGCTGAAAATGCAGCAGGAATTAAAGGATAAAAAAGCAAAAGGCGAAGATATTGGTCATGGCAACGAAATGTTCTTAAAAATGCCCATAACCAATGATACACAATCATTTGAGGATTATGTAAAAGGTTATGCCGGCGATAGTTTATTCACCATTTATGGTACTAATATCAATCTCTATCATAAGTATTATCGTCAAAATTATGAGTATTTCTATCCTTCAGGCGTGTATACCCTTCGGTTAGATCTTGATGCACAAAAACTGGGTATTTCTAACCGTAAAGTAGCGCTTTTAGATAAATGCATAAGTTTATTAGAAGCCGGCAAAGAAGTGGCGATGGCTCAACGCTTGCTCGAACGTTACACCACTGAAAAATTCAGCAAAGCAACTGAATGGAAAAATTGGCTCAATTTAAACCGTAATAAGCTCTTCTATACCGAATCTGGTGGCTTCAAATTTATGGTCAATACTTATGGAAAAAGTCTTCCTATTAGCCAGCAACAAAGTCACCAATTGCCAAAAGCGATTATAAGTGATGAACCGACCACAGCCGATCCGGTTGCGGTTTCGGCAAGGTTTATTCCGGGCAATGGCAATAAAAAAGACAGTTTGCTTATCGAAGCCAAAATTTTAAAAGGCTGGCATATTTATGCTTATGTATCCAAAGATAATCCATTCGTGGTAACCGAAACCCGCCTCGAACTTCCTGAAGGCGTAGTAGCTGATCAGGAATGGAAAACTACAGCAGCTATTCCATATCCGGGCAATGAGGGCATGTTTATTTTTGAAGGAAAGGCAAACTTTAGGATAATGGTCGATTACAGCAAGGCAAAAGCCGGTACTAAAATTAGATGTGGACTTTACTATCAGGTATGTGACGAAACCAAATGTTATCCACCGAAAGAAAAGATATTGGAGATACTCATTTAAGCTATCTATGCGCTCGGCATGGCCGGTAAAATGGCCTTGCCTTTTTTTTAACCTTTAACTTAAAATATGAAATCTTTTTTGAGGCTTTGCATCCTGGCTTCTTTGTGTCTGTTTGCACGTATTTCTGTATCGGCGCAAACAGCTGTAAGCAACACTGATTCCTTGCACAATAAACTTTTATCAGAAATGATTGCTGTGCCTGCACCTAATTTTACCTTAAAAGACCTTGACGGAAATGTGGTATCGTTAAAAGGCCTGAAAGGAAAAGTAATTGTACTCGATTTCTGGTCGACATGGTGTGTGCCCTGCAAAAAATCTTTTCCTGCAATGCAGTTAGCCGTTAATACCTATAAAAATGATTCAGCTGTAAAGTTTTTATTTATCCATACTTGGGAAACCACCAAAACATCCGTTGAAGATGTAAAGAAATACATTGCACAATCAGGTTTTAATTTTCAAGTGCTGATGGATCTGAAAAATGAAACAGGCCGAAATGCCGCAGTTGAAGATTATGGCGTAAGTGCCATTCCAGCAAAATTCATCATTGACAAAACAGGTAATATCGTATTTAAACTTACCGGATTCACCGGAACCGATGCCAATGCACTCGAGGAAATTTCTGAGCGGATTACATTGGCAAAAAATCATAAGTAATCATGAATAATTATATCAAGGGAATTTTGATAACGGTGGTGATGCTACCCGGATTAAATGCTGCTGCACAAAAAAAGCAGGTAGCCAAATTCCAGAAAACCATAACCGAAGCCGTTAAAAAAGCATATCCCGCAAGTGTAAGGATGTGGGGTTTCGATGTGCAGCAAAACCAAAGAACCAGTGCGCAGTTTAGCGGTGTGGTAGTTAGTGCAGACGGTTATATCTTAACGGCAGCACACACCATTTTACCTAGTAAAAACTATAAGGTCTTTTTTCCTGATGGCCGCGAATGTATTGCCCTGGCTTTAGGTAAAATAGACAATAAGGAGACGCCAGGCATTCCAGATGTAGGCATGATGAAAATTACCGATAAAGGCACCTATCCATTTGCTGAGATGGGCTATTCTGCAAGTTTGGTTAAAAATGAACCTTGTATCAGTATTTCATATCCCGAAACCTTAAATCAAACGCTGCCAACATTAAGGTTAGGAAATATTGCAGAAGTGAAAAATGAATATGGCTTTATTCGCTCCACCTGCAAAATGGAACCAGGTGATTCTGGCGGACCTTTATTTGACTATTATGGCCGAGTTATCGGGTTACATAGTGCGATTGATGTTTCCGAAGAAATGAATTTCGAAATTCCCGTTGACCTTTATCGCGGCTATTGGACGGCTTTAAACAGCGAAAGACTTTATACGGCTTTCCCGGAAAAGAAGGATAGTGTGAAAACAGATCCCTTGTCTTTGCTATTGCAGAGAGAAAGTAAACAAAAGGCTTTACATCCTGATTTTGATCTGTCAACGCCCAAAAATAGCTGCTTTTCGATCAAAAGTATAATTAAAGGAAAATCCCAGCATATTTACGCCACTTTATTGAATGTTAATATAGCAAATGGAGCTAAAAAACAGTTTTTGTTGACTAAAAACACGATGGTTGGCGAGCAAATGCAATGTGAGATTAATGGAGTTGCCGTGCCAATCAGGTTAATTGGAAAAGATCAGGAAAATGACCTGGTTTTATTCGAACTTGAACAGCGGATAACCGGTGGGATTGATTTAAATATCTCTGATAGCAATAGTGTTAAAATAGAGATGGGTAAACTTCTTTATAGCATTGATCCCTCAGGCAAAGTGATGCATAGTGTTTTGGGGAGTACACTATTTAATTTGCCTAAAATTAACAGTCAGCCTTATTTGGGCGCAATGGTAGTTTATAGTTCCAGTCCCATTCAGTTTTCGTTAATTAAAAAAGGCAGTCCGGCAGAAAAAGCAGGTATAAAAGTTGGCGACGAACTGATTAGCATTAATGGAAAAACGATGAAAAAGGCTAGTGAATTTGCACCAGAAATACTGAAATACTGGGCAGATGACGAGCTTACTTTAGAATGGCAAAATGCTTCGGGTAAGATGAGTAAAACACTAAAACTAGAAGGAAGGGGGCAGTCAGTATTTAATCATCCGGCAGAGAAATTTGAAGGCGGGAAATCAGGCCGAAGAGACGGCTTTAATGCGATTTTTACGCACGATGCCGCCATTAAAGCAAACGCCTGTGGATCGCCTGTTTTCGATTGGGAAGGTAATTTTTATGGGATCAATATTGCCAGGTATAGCCGGACAACTACTGTTGTGATGCCGAAGAAAACAATCGCTGAGTTCATTTTGAAGAGTATTCAATAGCTTAGTTTTTCGCCACGGAAACACAGAAGTCACAGAGTTTCTAATGGTCGGTGTCTCACCGACCATTGCTTAGTATCTATTGCCTAACATATTTCGGTCAGTGAAATACCAACCGATAAGGACTGCCCAAACCGAAGTGCGCTACACCTGCATTTCTCAACAATACATGATGCATTTTTTGAAGCGCATTGCCTGTGCTAGTATTAAAGTTGCTTCCCGTGCTTCGCTATATCCCTTCGCTGCGCTTTGGGGATGCCGCTATGCCCGGGGCTAAGCACGCTTTTTCTGCAAGGAATCTATTGCTTAAAATTCAAAGGGCCTGAATGAATTTTTCTAGTGGTCGATGTCTCACCGACCACTGCTTAGGATTTGTTGCCGAACATATTTCTGTCGGTGAGACACCGACCGATAAGGGCTGCCCAAACCGAAGAGCACTGCACCTGCTTTTCAAAAAGTGGTGTGTATGAAAGGGCCTCTTTTTTTAATCTTTACAATTTTACTCTCTTTGCTTTTGGTTCTGGTTTTTCAGGTAATTGTATCGATAAAATCAAATCAATACTTTCCGAATTGATTTCATAATCGGCTGCAATTTTTTCCCATCTTTTTAATTCTGATTGTAAGGTTTCAATTTCCTTACCTAATGATTCGATCTTATTCTGGATTGATTTTCTAACGTTTGTATTTGCCATAACACAAAATTATGATTTGATGGCATATCTTTAAACTTCTTTGTTGCAAGCGTGTATATAAAAAATGCTAAGTGTTCTATTTCAGCGAGTTTTATTCTTATAAAATTTTCAACAATAGTGAAGAATCGCCGAATTTGTATGGTATAGCATAAAATTGTGCAATCATTTCTTATTTTTACCCAACATCCCTGATAAACATGAAGAAAAACAATAGCTGCGATCTTAAAACCTGTTTTATGTGCCAACTCACATTAAAAGAATGGCATCCTGCTATTGAAGGTCATAAACGGAATTTTATTGCAAAAAAAGGGGAGGTGATTATCAAAGAAGGCGATCCTGTTAGTGGTGTTTATTTTGTAACTTCAGGCAATGTGAAAGTGCATAAACAATGGGGCGATAAAGAACTGATTTTACGCTTTGCAAATGATGGTGCCATAATCGGACATCGGGGAATTAGCAGCAATACTTCTACCTACCCAATCTCAGCAACGGCTTTAGAAACCACTAAACTTTGTTTTGTAGATATCGAATTTTTTAAAACCACCATAAAAGTAAATCAAGAATTTGCCTATGGTTTATTAATGTTTTATGCAGATGAACTGCATGCTTCGGAAAAGAAAATGCGTAATTTGGCTTTAATGTCGGTTAAGGGAAGACTTGCAGTAGCCATTTTAGGATTGCGGGATCAGTTTGGACTAGACGAAGAGGGATTTTTAAATCTGGCTTTAAGCCGTCAGGATCTGGCTGCCTTTACCGGTGCAACTTATGAAACCGTTTTTAGAACTATGAATGAGCTACTCGCTGAAAAATTAGTGGTAGTTAATGGAAAGCAGATCGGCATTTTAAGCGAAGCTGGATTAATAGATTTGAGTAGTAAATAATTAAAGTTTATACTTTTTAATTTTTTAAAATTCTCTGTTGTCACACTGAGGGTTATTAGTTGTTTAAAATCAATATGAGTGATAAAAAAATTTTAAAGAGGTGAGTCGATTAGAAGTATCGTCATCTCGACCGTAGTGGAGAGATCTTTAAATTTGAACTATGTTAAAAGATTTCTCCATTTCGCTGCGCTTCAGTCGAAATGACGGCGATTTTTTAAATTTGTTATTGGTAGCGTAGTCGAAGTGTCTTTGCAAAACGTTTATTTTGTTCGGCTTAACTGATAAATAGTTTTTAATTATTGATATGATATGTTGGGAATCGTTTTATGTGGTGGACAAAGTTTGCGCATGGGTACTGATAAAGGCTTGCTTAACCATCAGGATAAACGTTGGGCGCAGGTTGCGGCTGATAAATTGGGATCGCTTGATCTCCCTGTAAAGTTTTCAGTTAATCCATTGCAGCAACTCACTTATTCGGGTTATTTTGGAGATCAGCAGCTGATTGTCGATAATTCCTCACTTGATGTTAGTGGCCCATTATTGGGCGTGCTTTCTGCACATTTATCAAATCCTGAAGAAGATTTTTTTTTATTGGCTTGCGATATCTTATTGATGGAAACCAGGTTGTTGGAAAAACTTATCCATTCAGCCAAAGCTGATGGTACTTTCGACTCCTATATTTTTACCAAAGACGGGGGGCAGGAGCCTTTATGTGGGATTTATAAAGCGGAAGGGTTAAAAAAAGTCATCTTTATGCTTCAAAACAATGCACTTGTTAAACATAGTATGAAATACGTATTAGGCAATTTACGGGTCAGCGAAATAGCTGTCGAAGACCATGATTATCGTTATTTTCGTAATTTTAACTCGCAAGAGGAGATAAATAGAATAACGTCACCCTGATCCGATATCTATCGGATTCATTTCAGGGGCTTATTGTAAGAAAGATGCTGAAACAAGTTAATCATAATGATCGAGTTGATAAGCGTTTAGAAACAAATAAATTATTGCTTCAGATTTACAATAGTTGTAATACTGATTGATCTATTTTAGTGAAATTACTTTTCTCTCCTTCGCAAAGTGTACAGCAATAATCATCCGGTAAATCTTTAAATGCCGTAC
This genomic interval carries:
- a CDS encoding protein-disulfide reductase DsbD domain-containing protein yields the protein MKRILTACLMLVSLLTFGTEKYREKIALKVLYVGYNPDKPMPKNVVYYSTTPAVIEKIYKTRMADFKAFLEQRFTEVKVVDVAEYKVEMSNEVDVTLMDAGPVNMPANFSRPMVLMHAMAPNVGLPLGLKFDWYCQCLDDEALNIKTNHPIFNTPNAVKLTMVKKPTPGSFFNGHQGIGTPKVMDMWQVVKQGFSSKEPYLIGMVSHGEGFNDSPDAESISGGVCLKNAEAVALGRQGNYFMWGFAGSPDYMTDEAKDVFVNTICYIKKFDRLPAIVKKVQIETRSGIDELIYRLSKDLYNQAIVSRREGNLRMLKMQQELKDKKAKGEDIGHGNEMFLKMPITNDTQSFEDYVKGYAGDSLFTIYGTNINLYHKYYRQNYEYFYPSGVYTLRLDLDAQKLGISNRKVALLDKCISLLEAGKEVAMAQRLLERYTTEKFSKATEWKNWLNLNRNKLFYTESGGFKFMVNTYGKSLPISQQQSHQLPKAIISDEPTTADPVAVSARFIPGNGNKKDSLLIEAKILKGWHIYAYVSKDNPFVVTETRLELPEGVVADQEWKTTAAIPYPGNEGMFIFEGKANFRIMVDYSKAKAGTKIRCGLYYQVCDETKCYPPKEKILEILI
- a CDS encoding trypsin-like peptidase domain-containing protein — encoded protein: MNNYIKGILITVVMLPGLNAAAQKKQVAKFQKTITEAVKKAYPASVRMWGFDVQQNQRTSAQFSGVVVSADGYILTAAHTILPSKNYKVFFPDGRECIALALGKIDNKETPGIPDVGMMKITDKGTYPFAEMGYSASLVKNEPCISISYPETLNQTLPTLRLGNIAEVKNEYGFIRSTCKMEPGDSGGPLFDYYGRVIGLHSAIDVSEEMNFEIPVDLYRGYWTALNSERLYTAFPEKKDSVKTDPLSLLLQRESKQKALHPDFDLSTPKNSCFSIKSIIKGKSQHIYATLLNVNIANGAKKQFLLTKNTMVGEQMQCEINGVAVPIRLIGKDQENDLVLFELEQRITGGIDLNISDSNSVKIEMGKLLYSIDPSGKVMHSVLGSTLFNLPKINSQPYLGAMVVYSSSPIQFSLIKKGSPAEKAGIKVGDELISINGKTMKKASEFAPEILKYWADDELTLEWQNASGKMSKTLKLEGRGQSVFNHPAEKFEGGKSGRRDGFNAIFTHDAAIKANACGSPVFDWEGNFYGINIARYSRTTTVVMPKKTIAEFILKSIQ
- a CDS encoding Crp/Fnr family transcriptional regulator yields the protein MKKNNSCDLKTCFMCQLTLKEWHPAIEGHKRNFIAKKGEVIIKEGDPVSGVYFVTSGNVKVHKQWGDKELILRFANDGAIIGHRGISSNTSTYPISATALETTKLCFVDIEFFKTTIKVNQEFAYGLLMFYADELHASEKKMRNLALMSVKGRLAVAILGLRDQFGLDEEGFLNLALSRQDLAAFTGATYETVFRTMNELLAEKLVVVNGKQIGILSEAGLIDLSSK
- a CDS encoding TlpA family protein disulfide reductase, translated to MKSFLRLCILASLCLFARISVSAQTAVSNTDSLHNKLLSEMIAVPAPNFTLKDLDGNVVSLKGLKGKVIVLDFWSTWCVPCKKSFPAMQLAVNTYKNDSAVKFLFIHTWETTKTSVEDVKKYIAQSGFNFQVLMDLKNETGRNAAVEDYGVSAIPAKFIIDKTGNIVFKLTGFTGTDANALEEISERITLAKNHK
- a CDS encoding molybdenum cofactor guanylyltransferase produces the protein MLGIVLCGGQSLRMGTDKGLLNHQDKRWAQVAADKLGSLDLPVKFSVNPLQQLTYSGYFGDQQLIVDNSSLDVSGPLLGVLSAHLSNPEEDFFLLACDILLMETRLLEKLIHSAKADGTFDSYIFTKDGGQEPLCGIYKAEGLKKVIFMLQNNALVKHSMKYVLGNLRVSEIAVEDHDYRYFRNFNSQEEINRITSP